A stretch of DNA from Hydra vulgaris chromosome 03, alternate assembly HydraT2T_AEP:
tTTAATATTGTTAGTACAGTAGTCAAACATTTTGTTACAATTCAATATCTGGTCATTTATGGGCCTTTGTAGACTTGCATTTGTAGTTAATCATTTTACAGTGCCACCAATACCATCACATGGTGACTTACCATGGCTTGTAGCAAAAAATGTCTCATCATCTGCATCAATGTCTCATCAATGTCATCATCTGCATCAATGTCTCATCAAACTCTGCATCAatgtcaaaatcatttttatggagacagatattgtaaaggtttttgtgatttttatacTGTGCAGCACAACtatcagaaaaataaagaatcttttaaattttaggatGATGTTCTTTTAAAGAGTTAACTATTTGTGTTTGAACTTCAGACACAAAACCAGTGTCATGCTCATTATCTTCTGACATGAAGCAAAACGATTTTACTTCAAGTTGGTCATTTTCGTTTAATAAATAGAGGGCAACGGGGTGCAATGTGCATTGACTTTTGCACCAATGGTAACTTTGGATTTCATCTTGAATCACAAAAGTGAAGTTTTCTGCAAAGTCACCTAAGACAATACAGCAGTCTTTTGCTAAATTTTCCTTTTGTTGCTTTAGATATCTTGCTTGACATTTTGCAATGTAGGAATGAGCTGTTAACTTCACCTCTGATAACATCAATTTTTATTCTTCCATTGTTGTTGTCTGATAGATCAATGTTGTTCTGTTTGTTTTCTGCCACTGATTGAATGACACCTCCTTGTCATTGTCAATTAGTTGTGCATCCAGAAACTTCTTTAAAGAAACTATACCTGGACAGTTCGGACATCAATGAACCATGCACTCATTACTTGTAACATCACAAACAACTTTTGTCATCAGATCTTTGTAAGtacattttatttgtatagCATTGGTCAAGAGTATTGCATTTTGATGGAGGGTACATACACAAACAGAATGAATGGATGATGCTCCAACAGTTATACACCATTTTCATCTTAAActgcaaaacttaaaaaatccaATAACTTCTTGAggatatttagttttaaaagaaacataaagtTCTTTAAGATTACATAAAATAAGGCGCTTTTGCATGTGTTGTTTTCTACCTAATGTTTTCTCTGGCATCTTCTCTATAGcaatcaaatttctttaaatcaatCTTTCTACAATAACTTAGTTTATGACAAgtatcatttaacttttttccaaaatcaCATGAATCCATTCTTACTGTAACACTAAAAACAATttgagattaatttaaaaatgagaaaccaatagtaattaatttaatgaaaGCAACTTAAGCAATCACCATGGTTATACAAAACTAAACAGTGattgatttcttttatcttactttgacaaaaaaaaagtttccttttcacaaagtttaattatactcaatttgttaatgttaaaaatgttaatgatgaTTTTAATAGGTAACAAATTTCTTCTAAACTAGTGTAATGACaggatgttttttgtttctgttaACAACTTACTGTTACCATTTTAGAattagcaaaatatatttttcttttttaattcaaattttaaattatacaaaataaaattctgttaaaatCATTACTTTAGACTGTTTTTAATGCTTATAAGAAAATTCTTATAAGCATTAAgcttcttaaaacatttttaaaagattactgAACATAGAATGATCAAAACCCAATGGAACAAatataaatcacaaaaatttgGGAAGCTTTGGAAAATTTTTgggaaaaattgataaaattttaaacatatgaAATGTTTAAcgttgttaaaaatgaaaatctaaaaaaaaaatttgaaggcaatagttttaaagttatctTAAATAAGtcttagagaaaaaaaaaaatttttttgagaaaaaaagtgGGGCATGGTCCCAGGTGCCCCAGCCCCATGGACTATCTGGTCATCTGacctgaaataattttaatgcatattcatcaggactacacaaatgctgaaagtttcaGAGCTGCAGCTTGTCTGGAAGATAGTGAAAAATCCATCTCAAGATTCTGCTCAAAAGAGTGGGGCACGTGCCCCCAGCCCTCTCCCCTAGTGTCTTGGacccttttttaattttaaaatgcttgttTATCAACACTATATAAATACAGAAATTTTCATGGCTCTAGCTAGTCTGAAAGGTAGTGGAAAATGTATTGCAAGATTCCGCTACAAAAAGTGGGGCCTGTGCCCCCTTatccatatacttgcagatcaaaattcttatgttttttgaaagatcataaaatttagaataatgtgtaaaaaaaatttttttttgatatcatcaaGGCCACGTGGGTTTCTTGAGCATCAAAatcaggtatataaaaaaattgcctaaatttatttaaattgataattacaggtacttaaaaatatttttgtatatttttgattattacaTTGGATTCTTCAACCCTGAAAATAGTcaggtacaaatttttaagtcaaaatatcaaatatttttaaagctatgtgACTTGGAACCTTTAAACAAAGTTCTCAATTCTGAGAGGACAAGAGGGGACTGGCCAAGATCAGTTGAAagtaaaatgatcatatttcaGGATCCTCTTGGAGctagaagctaaaattttcaagaattTCTTGTTTTACTAAGTACTCTCAACTGTACAAAattcagcaaaatctgagatgtatgGTGACATGGCCCGGCTCAATTGACATCACAGTGGACCAGAGAGACCGCCAGGTTTTATGTCGTGTCAATTGAATCAAACCGTTTTTATTCAagagtatttttagtttatatgtagaaaaaagggtttttgaaattaaaataaagtgcTAAGGGCCAAAAATGGGCCAAAACAGGGTGTTAAGATAGTTTCCAACTAcctattttttcaattgattatgattgaaaatattatactgattagaaatcatataaaaacataggtctgaaagTTACTAAAAAGTGGTCTTTTTTACAttagaagttaaaaatatttgaattaaaatataaaaaaccaacttctttttaaaaattcgtttttgcgccattaaaaatttaacagaatTGAAGTAACTATTTATGGTGTCTGAAAAAACTGgtttttattatcatcaattgctgaaaaatgtttgaataattattatatagaagaaatttagaagctgatattttttaaatgatgaaaataacactaaattataaaaatataaaataaatgataatttttatttataaacaaacgttaactaaaaataacattttaggcaacattaaaagtataattcTTTCGCATAGCAAATAAAATCCAGGGTGCGcgattatataaagaaatttatataatcGCAAAAAAGATAgcttaaaaaaggttttatatgTGGATATTGTGCTTTTATAttacttttcataaatatatatatatatatatatatatatatatatatatatatatatatatatatatatatatatatataaatatatatatatatatatatatatatatatatatatatatatatatatatatatatatatatatatatatatatatatatatatatataatagatctaatttattttttattatcttaaagatacctataaatttatattttattatttttagtataatatcttatattgcagattataaaaaatatagcatatctagttcttttttaacttgtttaaatggaaaatattgtttttcaacGAGATGCTGTATGCTGCTGTTGTTGGCAAATGTTTGGAGCCAGATCAAAGTCTTTAAGTAGTGTAAATTCAACTGTAGAAGAAATTATGAAGTTGTTTGTTTATTCAGGATATTCTCTGGATGTGTGCAGCTATCCTAATGTTATATGTTCTGGTTGTCAGAGAAATCTTTACCTACTAAAGGCTGGAAAACCTCATCGTGGTTTATGGGGAGAAAAGATTGCTAAAgtatgtaaatattaaacaaaacaataaatctctaaaattgatatatatatatatatatatgcatatacatatataaatatatatatatatataatatataaatatatatatatatatatatatatatatatgcatatacatatatatatatatatatatatattatatttatatatatatatatgtatatgcatatcaTTAAttaatagcttttaaatttgatttaagatTGAATGGAGGATGATGACAAGAAAAGCTTCATCTTCAATAATTCATACCAAAGAAGTTCCTAATATATTAAACTCAAATGTGTCTTCCAAATTATGTAGTAAATGTTTTTCAACTGTTGCACAAGGATATTTACACAACTGCTCTTCTTTATCTGCAGTAGAGAACCTGATCTTGTTAGCATTAAGTCTAGGAAATTTGCAAGCAAGCAAGTTGCATCTggtataataaaagaaaaaatgaagactGACAAAATTGCAAATGGGGaacaatttattttgtcttCTGGCGAAAACCCATTGACGATTACAGTTGGATGTTCTGATAACAAAGAAAAGAGaaggtacatatatatactgttgagtacatatttatcaaatgagaaaatattattatttttttcatttatatctaGGTCAGTAAAACAAGTATCTCTTCAGATGATTAAGGAACTTCAAATAGTGTTAGAACTTTCCCTGAATAAAACAGGGGTATTGATATCTACTCTTCGAAAAGGAATGGGAAGTAAGTCAGCAGtagaaaacaacatttttggaaaaatgagTGACCTAGAAGAGTCTTTATCTCATTTTTATCAAGTAGAAAAGGTAgcactaatatattttttagtattaaaaattaattatatcgttaaaaaatttttttttacttattgttatttttcaggTCAACTTCCTTGATAGTACTGATGGTACTTCTATAAAAGACCTTGTTTTTGTTCAAAACACATCTAGTTTTATTCTAGATTTAATAAATCAACGTAGTCTTGATCCCCAATCAGCTTTTGTTTGTATTTCTATGGATGGAGGAGGTGGTTTCATGAAGGtcattgtaaatgtttttgatgttaatgAAAATACTACttcaaatttatacttaaatagtGGTGTACAACGCTGTCAAATCCTCTCCATAGTTGAAGATGTGCAAGAATCAAATTtcaatttaagaataattttagaGAAACTAAATTTACAAGATGTTAAGTTTTCAGCAGCTTTTGATTTGAAATGTGCTAATGCAGTTTTTGGAATTTCAAGCCATGCAGGAAAAAAGGCTTGACTTTGGTGTGAAGAAGACTCAAGTGAAGTTTGTGGTAAACTGCGAACACTTGGAAGCCTTGACTATTGGTATCAAAGATACACAGTAGAAAATAGTTCAAGGAAATCCaatatgaaacattttatgaatGTGATACATCCAAGAATTCTCTACCTTAATGAAGATCCAGAAACACTAATCCAACATTTAGTACCTCCACCTGAATTACATATCCTGATAGGAATAGTAACTACACTGGGATGTTTATTAATGGATCTTTGGCCAggatttgataattttttgaaaaataatggtGTACTACAGAGAGGATATCAAGGTAGAGGTTGGGATGGGAATTATTCAAACCAGATACTAAAGTGTGTTGATGAGTtggaaaaagttgttttgtatgAATATCCTGATCTTGTGCCAATTGTTCagtgtttaaaagattttaaggtTGTAAAAGATTCTTGTTTCGGTAGAACACTTGAGCTTGAGTATCAGCAGGCCATTCTAAAATTTAAGAACTCCTTTTTATCTGCTCAAGAAATTGCTGACATACTtgggaaaaaacttttaattagttGGAAAGTACTTATACTCTTATGTCATGTGCAACCTTTTGTTGAATACCACAATTGTGGCTTATCTAAGTTTGCTATCTAGCTATCAAGAATCTTTTACAACCTTAAAAGATTTTAAGGTTGTAAAAGATTCTTGTTTCGGTAGAACACTTGAGCTTGAGTATCAGCAGGCCATTCTAAAATTTAAGAACTCCTTTTTATCTGCTCAAGAAATTGCTGACATACTtgggaaaaaacttttaattagttGGAAAGTACTTATACTCTTATGTCATGTGCAACCTTTTGTTGAATACCACAATTGTGGCTTATCTAAGTTTGCTGAACAATGCGGAGAATCAATTCATTCAAAATTCAAACCAACATGGAACAGGTTCAAGCGAAAAGTTGCAAACAAAGATTATGGCGAAAGACTCCTCTCTTCTGTGATTGACTTTAACGGAAGAAGAGTTAGTTATGTTTAGTTGGTTTATGTTCCATATATcagtaatatttgtaaatattagtcgttttattgttttaaattttattcaatttatctaaataaattaaagaaaaaagattgataaataaaaaataaactaaaaaagtaaaagagttttatactttttattagatCCTGGGGGCGCTGTATCTGactaatgaaatataataattataaaataattttgaaaatataaacttcTAAATTAAATGCagggagaaaaaaaaattacaattgaaaaaaaaatcttaaatggGTTTGGGGCCCCTCAATCTTCTCTTTTGCTCCATTTGGGACCCTTAGCACTtggtttagattttaaaaacaactttttctattattataaaataaatactcttaaataaaaaaagttttgtttaattgaCACGACATAAAACCTGGCGGTCTCTTTGGTCCACTGTGACATGGAATTACTCTAATagttcataaaattataaaatatctttaaaaacctAAGTTTATTTAGGTAAGTTTTATTGGACGGGTTTTTAATGCCAACCTTGTTTCTAAGCCAAAGcaagaaaaagtaattaatatcaTCAATactatatattagggtgggccgaaaaatttttttttgtgatttttgacTCGCTATACCGCAAAGAACTTGTCTTTGCGGTATAGCGAgtcaaaaatcagaaaaaaaattctgtctGGAGCTAGCGCATAGCGCTTGAATAATCGAAGAAATTttccctttttttaattttttaacaaatgaaatgaaattaaataaattctttaacaaatatcTAGACAGAGGCATAGCAAAGGTTGGGCTTGTGGGGCAGTCACCCCTAGTGCTTCTCTAGGGAAGGGGGCCCATAAAGGGGTTTTGGGCTGAATTTGTTAATGCAAATCAgtccaaatattattgaaaatgagGTACTTTAACATAATTTTAGGTGTATAATATGTTGGAAAACCGTTGTCAGATGTGGGCTCCATTGCCTTTATAATTCTTCTATAACCCAATTCCCTAATATGAACCCTTTTGTCTACTACCATTGTTAAAAGCAAGTTTTCTGAATGTGCAAAAAAAGCATTTCTCTTAATTACTGGGTCTATTACTTTTAGCAAATCATTGGGCAAGAATCTTGACAACTTTATCATTTCAAATACATGTTCTGCTCCATTTATgaagtatttacttttttttatatgaaaccaTCCAGGGacatatgattttaaaagaaaagaaactaaGATTTTGTGCTCCTCTGTTGGGGTTTCAAGGCTCAAATACAATTGTAAAACTCTGTTTGCAGTTGCTAACCACCTTGAGTGTGAAATGGCACAAACAGATAAATCTTCTGAACAACTGTCTGATTTAATAGCAGAACTCATATCCAACAAAAACTGCTGATCTTTGcttaaaattttgcaatttcTGGAATTTCACAATGAACACTGACAAATTTTACCACTGGTAATTTCTCACACTTATTAGGCTGTACGCCAATCAAACCGTTAAATTATTTTGGGCCTGTCATTTCTCCgtctaaaatttgaaataaatgcCAAAATGGCAATTCGTTGAAGTGTAAGAGACAAATCCCCCACTGCAGTGGTctgtttacatatttttcaattgTGGCAATAACACCGGATTTCC
This window harbors:
- the LOC136077841 gene encoding uncharacterized protein LOC136077841, yielding MKTDKIANGEQFILSSGENPLTITVGCSDNKEKRRYIYILLSTYLSNEKILLFFSFISRSVKQVSLQMIKELQIVLELSLNKTGVLISTLRKGMGSKSAVENNIFGKMSDLEESLSHFYQVEKVNFLDSTDGTSIKDLVFVQNTSSFILDLINQRSLDPQSAFVCISMDGGGGFMKVIVNVFDVNENTTSNLYLNSGVQRCQILSIVEDVQESNFNLRIILEKLNLQDVKFSAAFDLKCANAVFGISSHAGKKA